In a genomic window of Gossypium arboreum isolate Shixiya-1 chromosome 9, ASM2569848v2, whole genome shotgun sequence:
- the LOC108454535 gene encoding cleavage stimulating factor 64-like, translating to MAGKQVADEGLPANIAGMSKDQLYDIMSNMKTLIEQNQQQAREILIQNPLLTKALFQAQIMLGMVKPPQAIPAIQPPASQQSQQSVQPPPQPSIQPAHSLPGQVRLQEQAAPSQTQAPVRKQHQNQAGTRISVASVPAANLQSQSIPPHSLQTPQQTKVHLNPPMSLPHSSQLPNAPQLPLQSPLHPPAHHQTHMSTSSNPLQKSFQTTGIPHMHQQPPMQPQARLSSAPNFHHQHAPQMGPSVGFQHPGAQHLSQPMFHSGNRPPSLGPSFPQGQPPHANQLPAQLMYQNQAGALHLGSEFGNQVGGSMQADRGSSWTHSQPDNSALTQLQGPSPLVSSQMVPGNQPPRPASLTPEMEKALLQQVMSLTPEQINLLPTEQRNQVLQLQQILRQ from the exons ATGGCGGGAAAGCAAGTTGCTGACGAAGGTTTGCCAGCCAACATTGCCGGAATGTCGAAGGACCAGCTTTATGATATTATGTCAAACATGAAG ACACTTATAGAACAAAACCAGCAGCAGGCGAGGGAGATCCTTATCCAAAATCCTCTCTTGACGAAAGCCCTTTTCCAG GCTCAGATTATGCTCGGAATGGTTAAGCCCCCTCAAGCG ATTCCAGCTATTCAGCCACCTGCATCACAACAATCTCAGCAATCAGTACAACCACCCCCACAGCCAAGTATCCAGCCAGCACATTCGTTGCCGGGTCAAGTTCGCTTGCAGGAACAAGCTGCTCCATCCCAGACCCAAGCTCCTGTAAGGAAACAGCATCAAAACCAAGCTGGGACGAGAATCTCTGTTGCTTCTGTTCCTGCTGCAAATCTTCAGTCTCAATCCATACCACCACATTCCCTACAGACACCACAGCAAACAAAGGTCCATTTGAATCCTCCAATGTCTCTTCCACATTCCTCCCAACTCCCAAATGCACCTCAACTTCCTCTGCAGTCACCTTTACATCCTCCTGCTCATCATCAGACCCATATGTCAACATCCTCCAACCCGTTGCAAAAGTCATTTCAAACAACTGGAATTCCTCATATGCATCAGCAGCCACCAATGCAACCACAGGCACGACTTTCATCAGCTCCGAATTTCCATCATCAGCATGCCCCACAAATGGGTCCTAGTGTTGGTTTCCAACACCCTGGTGCTCAGCATCTTTCACAGCCGATGTTCCAT TCAGGTAATAGACCTCCTAGCCTTGGACCTTCGTTTCCACAAGGGCAGCCACCGCATGCAAATCAGCTGCCAGCTCAATTAATGTATCAAAATCAG GCAGGAGCCTTGCATTTAGGATCCGAGTTTGGCAACCAAGTAGGGGGTTCGATGCAGGCAGATAGAGGATCTTCGTGGACACATAGTCAACCAGATAATTCAGCACTAACTCAGTTGCAAGGACCCTCACCATTGGTTTCCAGTCAGATGGTTCCAGGAAATCAGCCCCCTCGTCCAGCATCG TTGACTCCTGAGATGGAGAAGGCGTTACTTCAGCAGGTGATGAGCCTCACTCCGGAACAGATTAATCTCTTGCCTACAGAGCAAAGGAATCAAGTGCTTCAGCTCCAGCAAATTCTGCGCCAATGA
- the LOC108457169 gene encoding uncharacterized protein LOC108457169 encodes MLEALIREGSFKWLLSKRSSFAEEVEELQRSPSAGRNWIPELSPVANIVVRRCSKILETSSNELLESFNAEASDSVKSQHARNFLEYCCFRALALSTRVMGHLADKKFRRLTFEMMVAWEAPASASECLVNLDDDLSVGVEAFSRIAPAVPIIANVIICENLFNVLTISTDGRLHFSVYDKYLNGLERVIKRMKSQSESSLLSAVRQSRGEKILEVDGTVTTQPVLEHVGVSTWPGRLILTDHALYFEALKVVSYDKPKRYDLSNDLKQIVKPELTGPWGTRLFDKAVLYKSISISEPVVIEFPELKGHTRRDYWLAIIREILYVHKFINKYRVTGVEKDDALSKAILGILRVQAIQEISSSNPVQFESLLMFNLCDQLPGGYFILETLAKMSKSRELDRGNNLVAGGGMYSISALAMVSNLGFGFGSCSSSSNPSEAGLLVGEVVVGEMSLLEKAVKESRDDYKRVVLAQETVAGVKVDGIDTNLAVMKELLLPVLEVGKGLLSLLYWDDPPKSLMFCLIFTFIIFRGWVGYALALMVLFFAIFMVLTRFFNQGRPVDEIKIIAPPPMNTMEQLLAVQNAVSQFEQLIQDGNIILLKFRALLLSVFPQASEKVAASLLLTALMVALLPGKYMFLLIFLEIFTRYSPARKASTERWMRRLREWWFSIPAAPVVLEREKEDKKKK; translated from the exons ATGCTTGAGGCTTTGATAAGAGAAGGATCATTCAAATGGTTACTTAGCAAGCGAAGCTCCTTTGCAGAGGAAGTTGAGGAGCTGCAGAGGTCTCCATCTGCTGGAAGGAATTGGATACCTGAGCTCTCTCCGGTTGCTAATATTGTTGTGCGCCGCTGCTCAAA AATCCTGGAAACTTCTTCAAATGAGCTTCTAGAAAGCTTTAATGCCGAGGCATCAGATTCTGTGAAGTCACAGCATGCAAGGAATTTTTTGGAATACTGTTGTTTCAGGGCTCTTGCTCTTTCTACACGAGTAATGGGTCATCTGGCTGATAAAAAGTTTCGACGCCTTACATTTGAAATGATGGTGGCCTGGGAAGCCCCAGCATCTGCCAGTGAATGTCTAGTTAAT TTAGATGATGACCTCTCAGTTGGGGTGGAGGCCTTCTCTCGAATAGCACCAGCAGTTCCAATTATTGCCAATGTGATTATTTGTGAAAACCTTTTCAATGTTCTTACAATCTCAACAGATGGTCGACTTCATTTCTCTGTCTATGACAAGTACCTAAATGGACTAGAAAG AGTGATAAAAAGGATGAAGAGCCAATCAGAATCATCTCTTCTGTCTGCTGTTCGACAATCAAGAGGAGAAAAGATACTCGAGGTGGATGGGACAGTCACTACTCAACCAGTTCTTGAACATGTTGGAGTATCAACATGGCCAG GTCGGTTAATACTGACAGATCATGCATTGTACTTTGAAGCCCTTAAAGTTGTATCTTATGATAAACCTAAAAGATATGATTTGTCAAATGATCTAAAGCAAATCGTTAAACCTGAGTTGACTGGACCATGGGGTACTCGACTTTTTGACAAGGCAGTCTTGTACAAATCAATTTCCAT ATCAGAACCAGTTGTTATAGAGTTTCCTGAGCTTAAAGGGCACACTCGGCGTGATTACTGGCTAGCAATAATCCGGGAAATTTTATATGttcataaatttataaataagtaCCGTGTAACAGGAGTTGAAAAGGATGATGCACTTTCAAAAGCTATTCTTGGAATTTTACGTGTGCAAGCCATTCAAGAAATTAGTTCTTCAAACCCTGTTCAGTTTGAGTCTCTTCTCATGTTTAATCTTTGTGACCAATTACCTGGGGGATATTTTATACTGGAGACTCTTGCAAAAATGTCAAAGTCTAGGGAGCTAGATCGAGGTAACAATCTTGTGGCTGGAGGTGGCATGTACTCAATCTCAGCCTTGGCAATGGTTTCAAACTTGGGTTTTGGGTTTGGTTCATGTTCAAGTTCAAGTAATCCAAGTGAGGCTGGACTTCTTGTTGGTGAAGTAGTTGTGGGTGAGATGAGTTTATTGGAGAAAGCAGTTAAGGAATCCAGAGATGACTATAAAAGGGTGGTGCTAGCACAAGAAACAGTCGCTGGGGTTAAAGTAGATGGTATCGACACAAATTTAGCTGTTATGAAG GAGTTACTTCTTCCAGTATTGGAAGTTGGGAAGGGCCTTCTTTCTTTGTTGTATTGGGATGATCCTCCAAAGTCATTAATGTTCTGCTTGATTTTCACGTTCATAATTTTCAg GGGATGGGTGGGTTATGCCCTTGCATTGATGGTGTTATTTTTTGCGATCTTTATGGTTCTTACGCGATTTTTCAACCAAGGCAGGCCTGTGGATGAAATCAAGATAATAGCACCTCCACCTATGAATACAATGGAGCAGCTTTTGGCTGTTCAGAATGCAGTATCTCAATTTGAACAACTTATCCAAGACGGAAACATCATTCTTCTCAAGTTCCGTGCCTTGTTGCTGTCCGTTTTCCCGCAG GCAAGCGAGAAAGTTGCGGCCAGTCTTCTGTTGACAGCTTTGATGGTGGCATTATTGCCTGGTAAGTACATGTTTCTCCTGATCTTTTTGGAGATATTTACGAGGTATTCCCCGGCGAGGAAAGCAAGCACAGAAAGATGGATGAGGAGATTGAGAGAGTGGTGGTTCAGCATCCCAGCAGCTCCAGTGGTACTTGAAAGAGAAAAGGAAGATAAGAAGAAAAAGTGA